The Tigriopus californicus strain San Diego chromosome 10, Tcal_SD_v2.1, whole genome shotgun sequence region ACCGTAGAACTAAACAATACGTGGACGGAgggattgaaaataaaaatttgaACATTCCAGCCCAATGAACTCAACATATACCGTAAGTTGATAAGTAAGACCCACAGTGCTACATAGAACCAATATTAGTGCATATTTATGATTCAAGCCGATGTTCCTTGTCAAAAGAAGCGTTCCCCAAAATGTAGTGCAACTAGCTCATTGCGGCGACTCTTAGGCAGTGTActaaatttgaaagcaagtaGTTTTTACGTTTATCCGCGTTTGATCTTACCATTTTGATTTCCCCCCTCACGGTTCGTTTGATGTGGAACCGTTTGGCGGTTCCACCTTTCCCCTTCATCTTGTAGCGAGGTTCGAAATCGATCTTCTCAGGTTTAAGATGCAGCTTGCTATTCTTCTCGGCGATCTTCTCCTCGAAAGTCTTCACGTCCACATCGCCCAATTGAGTGGGGTCCAAACTGATCAGTTCTGATGGGATCTTCTCCAACAGAGCCTTGACTTCCGCTTCTCGCCGTTGACGCTTCGTCTGATAAGGATTAACTTCCAGAGCATCGAAATTCGGATCACCACTGCCTAGAGATTCAAATAACCTTTTAATTGATAGGTTCTTGCCTCCATGAGAATATGTTGCCTGTCTTTGTTTACTTACCGGGAACCAGAATACTCGTGAAACCGGCCTCGTGTCCAATGCCCATGGCGTCTTCGTAAGGAGCAAAATGGATATCGGTGATGCGTTTGAAGGCTCGATGTCGCATGTATGGGTATTTGACTGCGGTTGTGCAACAATCCTTGAAGATCTCCACCGTGTTACCCATAGCCACGCCCAACAATCCTCGCCCGCTGAATTCTAACTGTGAGGCGCCAGCGGAAATTCGGTAGTTTTGCAAGCACTTGAATTGACGCACATCCCAAATCTTGAGGCTTCGATCCGTGCCTGCCGTAGCCAAGTAGGTGCCCGTAAGATCCACAGCCACGCCCCGAACGGCTTGACGATGGGCCAGCATTTTGGCCACGGGCTCCCGCATATTTGGGCTCCACATGGTGACAATACCTTTACCGTGACCGGCGCAAAGAATGGCGTTACTCGGATTCTGGCACATGACACCCATGGGGCCCAGTTTGGCGTTGTATTGGGTCACTAATTTGCCCAAGGATATGTCTACCCAACTGAGAAAGCCGGATTCACTCtaaaaagtagaagaaaaaCACCGATAGAGCGAGAAAAcacacaaaagaagaaaatattaACCTTTTCATGGAACTTACCCCGGccgccaaaagaaaatgatacgGAAGGAATTCCAGTTTCAAGACATTGTCTAGTCTCTTTAGACAATGCAATTCGATTCCCTGGTTATCATAGATGTaagtccatttcttttgagccACGGCAAACATATTTTCCGTATGTAACCATCTAGGAGTTTAAGGAACCATTGAACATAACCCAGTCAGTGATCCTAAAATTCTGTTCAACGATGAACTCAAAAGACACTCACTTAACATCGTGCACGGACTCTTGCACGTTGATCTCACACGTCAGATTTTTGGAAGTCCAATCGAAGGCTGCTACGTGACCTCGACGACCCCCAATGACCAGATACCGCCCATTCTTCGTGTAATCCGCCCTGTCAATAGAAATCAAAATGTTAGAAAAAGTATCTCAAGGCTAATGCGCCCATCTCGACCGACTTGTATGGACCAAACTGAGGAAGATTGAGGTCAAAGCCCTTGGTAGCCGATATATCGTCCACATTTTGCTGAATCTGTGTTTGAGTAATGGTGGGCGTGAACTCCTGGATCTCATCACCTTCCAAGACGCCAACATCCTCATCTAAAAGCAACTCGGCTTTTCCGGCCAAAGTCTCGGCAAATTCGATTTGCTTCTCCCGGCGTTCCACTTCTTTTTGACGGAATTTAGTTTTCACCTTGTTCTGAAAGAGCCAATAAACACAAATTTTAAAAGCAATGAATCCATCATCAATTTCAgatctctcttttcctttccatACTCTATCACGTAAtattttctgaagcaggttaccaaaaaggacaaaaagtgTTAAAAGTATGTTGCTTCATTCCTTACTCGAGTAACGCCGGGTCCATTGGAGTACTTGGCCAATACTTTGGGGTCCAAGGGGACCGGGCCGGGGAAAGGATCTGGCCCCTTGTCGCCCTTTCGGCGCTTTCGACTTCTAAAATGCTCTCTGGGCGCCACGCGTCCGGATCGGGTGCCTTTCAATCCTGACACATCCCGAACCCGATTAGCTTTTTTGCGAAGTTTGTTCTGCACATTTCGGGCGTTCTTCATCTCGTTAGCTCCCATTATGAAAATATTCTCGGATTTAGAACCTCCACTTTCTGAAGATGGGGTCTGAGACTTGGTAAAATACCTCATCTTTCCCGTGGAGCCGACGTCAATGGACATGCTACTTGTACTCGGATTTTGGCATTGACACATGTGCTCGATTTGTTGATCAAcaaagggaaaagaaaaaaaaatggaaaaaaagatcaCCACGACCTTGAAGCTTGAATGATCAACGTGAAACGTCGGTTCCTATTGTTCTGATTCATCTACTCTATTTTGGGTTCAAATATACGGTTATTTTTATTCgagtgttttcttttctcaaacGCAACGAAAACGAAATACCAATGGGGTCAAATCAACTACTAGTTTGAAATGcagggctagtcagagaaacgacattcaagagatttctgagattattttggctccctcgcggctcCCTGGTGTGTCcaatggggatcggctttgaacacatttagttacgtgattctcaaaattaagTTCCGATATCAGAGAGCCAGTGacttgatggctcgtttgtctgctttgggtgaaactgagtaacgcaagacAAGTTGATCTGCTCtacaccctgctgcccaactaccaaaatttgttcaaagcaaagtctgaagcggcttggttggagtgacttctctctgacaagccctctagtttgaaAGTTTGCTAGTTTGTTTGGGCCATTAAAATATTTGAGATATTTGGGAAAATTTGGTcct contains the following coding sequences:
- the LOC131887942 gene encoding WD repeat-containing protein 46-like, which translates into the protein MCQCQNPSTSSMSIDVGSTGKMRYFTKSQTPSSESGGSKSENIFIMGANEMKNARNVQNKLRKKANRVRDVSGLKGTRSGRVAPREHFRSRKRRKGDKGPDPFPGPVPLDPKVLAKYSNGPGVTRNKVKTKFRQKEVERREKQIEFAETLAGKAELLLDEDVGVLEGDEIQEFTPTITQTQIQQNVDDISATKGFDLNLPQFGPYKADYTKNGRYLVIGGRRGHVAAFDWTSKNLTCEINVQESVHDVKWLHTENMFAVAQKKWTYIYDNQGIELHCLKRLDNVLKLEFLPYHFLLAAGSESGFLSWVDISLGKLVTQYNAKLGPMGVMCQNPSNAILCAGHGKGIVTMWSPNMREPVAKMLAHRQAVRGVAVDLTGTYLATAGTDRSLKIWDVRQFKCLQNYRISAGASQLEFSGRGLLGVAMGNTVEIFKDCCTTAVKYPYMRHRAFKRITDIHFAPYEDAMGIGHEAGFTSILVPGSGDPNFDALEVNPYQTKRQRREAEVKALLEKIPSELISLDPTQLGDVDVKTFEEKIAEKNSKLHLKPEKIDFEPRYKMKGKGGTAKRFHIKRTVRGEIKMRDLNQKLEEVAQEEQVSRVGKPKQEKKPKSLLDRLK